The DNA window gggccCTATAGACTCGAAAAATCACACCTCATATCacacaaaattttcgaaatttgtgCTCTAGTCTCCTTAGGAATTTTTCGAGCACACCGTCTacgttttttttaaatcttgtTACGTTTATACGTTggcactgtgaggattccctgaaaatggttggaattccaacatatgacccttaacagtgggatagaactgttttatggcctcgcccccttagaggattaaaacttagggactgacgtcagtaaaccatgaaAGGTGAAAAGTTGCAGTGTTACAATGATATGAATACGATGTTACGATTATGAAGAGCATGCTgtaattttatgttattttcgaaaaatattgaaaatttttTTATGTCGTGTTCGAtatcccccacttgctgagtattaccaacatactcaccccttacaccCTTCCCCGGATAAATTCGAAGAACAggttgaagaagaagaatctgaacaattttggggatggtgatgtTTGTGATTTAGTTTAGTTATGTTATTTCTTTTTGAATTATAGTACCTTCAATTTCATGTTAGACGTTTCCGcaagtttattttatttcagttgtaAAGACAGTTGTTTTttatttgagattatgattaaTAAACTGGTATTTCGATTTATACTATGCTACGAAGCTGgttgttttcaattgtgtgattgttaaatgACGCCGATGTCAAATCCTGAGTTTCAGGGCGTGAaattttagtggtatcagagtcgccaggttcataatccgagtGGGAAAAAtcgattttcaaaaaaaaaaaaatcgggaAATTTCGGCCAAACAGGGCCTTCGCACGAGCGCCGCGGTTCCTCCGATTCCGGCCGCTTCTGGTACTCTTTCTTCGATCGGCGACTAGTTCCAGAACCGCCTCGATGAGATGAACAAAAGCCCTCAAACAATTTCAGATTTCGTGTTCAGGTGCAACCGAAATTTTGGATCTACGATGTGGCGTCCGAAACCCTAACGCCGAATCTTATTTCATCCAATTACCCTAACAATCCTACTCCGAATTTCAATTCCTTTTACCCAAACAATTTACTATTCATGGGTAACATTTCCCAACAATCAATTTCAAGATCGGATCAGCCAATAGGAAACGCCCAATTTCAAGTGAGTCCACCGAGTTTGAGCGAGTTCCGGCCAAATTAAGTAGTTTTCCGACCGATTCTGGCCATGCCACCACCGGTCCCGTGATCCTGACCCCTTCACCGTCATATTCCTTTGCTCCGACCATACTCCGGCGAGTCAACCCGGCGATTCAACTCGGCCGATTCAACGAGTCAACCCGCCAGCATACACCCTCTCGACACGTGTCTATCTCAAAACtttctatttttggaaattttcgaaattttttaattttcagtACCTTATTCTATCCTGATATTTTATTCTGTTTCAGTGATTTTGTTCTAGGagttttattttactttttatgttGTTGCTATTTTATTCAGTATAACTTTGCTTCCTTTAGATTGGTCATGTTCTTTCTTTTAGAAATCAACAAAAAAATGTTCTATTTGGTACATTGATTTCCATCTTTATTTCAGCAAAATCTATTGTATGAACATTAATCGTACAACAAATTCTTAGAACTTGCAATCTGTAGGAAATGGTCGGCAGACCCCCGAGACAAAACCGCAACCCGCGTTACGCTAATACCAACCGTGAAGGCGGACAGGAGAACGAGCAAGGGAATGGACCCCCGCCTGCAGTCAACTTAAGCTGAGCTGATCTTATGGCCATAGCCACCATTGTGGCACAACACTGCAAGGATTGGGAAACCAGAATGCCAAtcagccaccaccacctccaccacctaATGGAATTAGGTTCCACTATGAATCACTCCGCAAGAACAGGTGTCCAACCTTCAGTGGAGCTGCAGACCCTGAAGTTAGCCAGAGTTGGCTGAAAAGTGTAGAGACGTAGCTGCGACTATTGGAAGTTCCCGAGGCACTGAAAGTGGACGTGACTGTGCCGTTCCTAGAAGATAAAGCAGGAAAATGGTGGGAAGCAATCTCACCAGCCATGACAGCTGCAGGACCAAAGAGTTGGCAGCGATTTCGAGAAGCTTTTCTGAAACAGTATTATCCAGCCGAGGTCAGACTGCAGAAACTGAGTGAATTTGAAATCTTCACTCAAACTCCGGATATGTCAGTCGTGGAATACACTTCCCAGTTCAATGCCCTTGGATCTTATGCTCCGGCAATCATGGCGGACGAAGTTTTGAAATTGCACCGTTTTAAAAAGAGATTGAACAGCAGGATCCAATCAGCTCCAGCAGTCTACCAATCCGCGAATTTTTCAGACCTAATGGGCGCAGCCATCCGTGCTGAAACTGACATCCAgtgcaggaagaaggaatttaaGAACAAAAGGCCCATGATTAGTCAGTCCTCACGCAGTAATCAGACTTTCAAGAAGCCTAACCAGTCCGGTGGACCATCTAAAGGGCCTTCGCCTACCTCAAGCTACCAAGATATTAAGCCTTGCCCAACTTGTCACTTACGACACCGGGGAGAATGCCGAAAAAACAGTGGTGTATGCTTCGGATGTGGGAAAGAGGGACACCGAATTGCCGAATGCCCTACTGCCACCAACCAAGCCGCCGGGCCCAACAAGGGAACAAGGCCAAATACAGGAGCTAACCCCAACAAGCCAAAAGAAGGCAAGCCTAATGCCAGGATCTTTTCCATGACTCAAGAAGAGGCCGACGACGCCAACGAAGTTGTTTCAGGTACCATCCAAACTCAAAAAGTGCCCGCTTATGagttatttgattgtggtgctacgcattcattTGTATCTAAGAGACTTGCTAAGAAACTAGGACTTAAGCCTGAACTATTAGCCGAACCTTTTCGAATAGCCACACCTACAAATAAGGCCATCGAAACTCAAGAGATTCACAGGGACTGTTTAATCAGTATCGGTAATCAGACTTTCAGCGCAGACCTAATACAAATAGTCATGACCGattttgacatcattctgggaatggattggttagccagAAACAATGCAATAGTGGACTGTAAAGGGAAAAAAGTTAAACTCCGAACCCCGAATCAGAAAGAGATCGTGTTTCATGGTAAATCCAAGGAACAGAAATCACTCCTTTCCGCGTCCCAAGCATGGAAGGCCATGAAATCCGGAGAAGATATCTACCTAGCAATGGTTAGCGAAGTGCAAGGAGAAGTCAAACTGAAGATAGAAGACATCTCAGTCAGTATGTGAGTTCccggatgtttttccagaagaaCTCCCAGGGACAGTCCCGGACCACGAAGTCGAGTTCGAAATTAATCTGGTTCCTGGTGCAGCACCAATTTCTAAAGCACCTTACAGGATGGCGCCAGCTGAACTCAAGGAGTTAAAGGAACAACTCCAAGAATTGTTAGACAAAAAGCAAGtccgacccagtgtgtccccttggggagctccagtactctttgtaaagaagaaagatgggagtaTGAGATTGTGCATTGACTATAGAGAActgaacaagatcacaatcaagaacaagtaccccGTCCCGAGGATTGACGACCTGTTTGATCAGCTTAAAGGAGCCGCAGTCTTTTCTAAACTAGATCTGAGGACTGGATACCACCAACTGAAGGTCAGGGCTGAAGATATTCCCAAAACAGCTTTTCGGACaagatatgggcattatgagttcacagtgatgccttttgggttgaccaacgCGCCTGCAGCCTTCATGAACCTAATTAACAGAGTTTTCAAGTCATTCCTGGATCAGTTCATTGTAGTATTTATTGATAACATCCTCGTATATTCCTCAAACGAGAAGATCACGAAGAGCATCTCCGCATTGCACTTCAGACTTTGAGAGAGAAGGAACTCTATGCTAAGTTtaagaagtgtgagttctggctaTACAGTGTATCCTTTTTAGGGCACGTGATCTCTGAAGCAGgagtatcagtggatcccaggAAAGTGGAAGCAATTACAGAGTGGCCAAAACCTAAAAACGCCACAGACATCAGGAACTTTCTTGTACTGGCAGGTTATTACAGAAAGTTCGTTGAAGGTTTTTCTTCGATTGCCATACCACTGACTAAACTCACCCAGAAGAATTCCAAGTTCATCTAGGACGAAGGTTGCGAGAAAATTTTTCAGTCATTAAAAGAGAAGCTCGCATCCACACCAGTGCTAATCTTACCCACTGAAGACAAGGAATTCACCATCTACAGTGACGCTTCTAAGGAAGGTCTGGGATGcgtactcatgcaagagggaAGAGTGATCGCCTATGCGTCAAGGCAGTTGAGACCGCACAGCAGAACTACCCTACGCATGATCTAGAGCTAGCAGCAGTTGTCTTTGCTTTAAAattttggaggcactatctctatggtgccaagtgtgaaattttcacagaTCACCAGAGTCTCAAGTACCTGTTCACCCAaaaagaactgaacatgaggcaaaggCGGTGGATCGAACTActgaaggattacgacttgacTATAAGTTACCATCCAGGTAAAGCAAACAAGGTGTCCGATGCTCTGAGTCAGAAAAGTGGGAACAAGACCACCCTGGCTTCACTCTCCGCTCGGCCATGTCTGCAAGAAACCGTCAAGTTAAACCAGGACCGAGACCCTGAGCTAAAGAAACTTAAGGGACAAGTCCAAAGCGGGAAGTCTCAAGATCTACAGATTGATGACAAAGGAGTCTTATGGATGCAAGGGTGACTGTGTGTACCAGACAACGATAACCTTCGCCAAGAAATACTGTCAGAAG is part of the Primulina eburnea isolate SZY01 chromosome 1, ASM2296580v1, whole genome shotgun sequence genome and encodes:
- the LOC140804987 gene encoding uncharacterized protein — protein: MTAAGPKSWQRFREAFLKQYYPAEVRLQKLSEFEIFTQTPDMSVVEYTSQFNALGSYAPAIMADEVLKLHRFKKRLNSRIQSAPAVYQSANFSDLMGAAIRAETDIQCRKKEFKNKRPMISQSSRSNQTFKKPNQSGGPSKGPSPTSSYQDIKPCPTCHLRHRGECRKNSGVCFGCGKEGHRIAECPTATNQAAGPNKGTRPNTGANPNKPKEGKPNARIFSMTQEEADDANEVVSGTIQTQKVPAYELFDCGATHSFVSKRLAKKLGLKPELLAEPFRIATPTNKAIETQEIHRDCLISIGNQTFSADLIQIVMTDFDIILGMDWLARNNAIVDCKGKKVKLRTPNQKEIVFHGKSKEQKSLLSASQAWKAMKSGEDIYLAMVSEVQGEVKLKIEDISVSM